A single genomic interval of Rhinatrema bivittatum chromosome 12, aRhiBiv1.1, whole genome shotgun sequence harbors:
- the LOC115074140 gene encoding alpha-1,3-mannosyl-glycoprotein 4-beta-N-acetylglucosaminyltransferase C-like, with protein sequence MRCSLRSSLTLAAAFLLFLLLINLYMTGTGVEDAVAEEKRKWAQEVAMQELHSEMNVQHFQALWNNLTPVNVSYQYLAGAPSPRKKYLTVGLSSVKRSKGNYLLETLKSIFTQSSDPELKEMVVVVHLADFDMEWNSHTAKQISDKFSSHIALGRLLLIHAPQDMYPPLEGLKRNYNDPEERVKFRSKQNVDYAFLVNFCANLSSYYLMLEDDVQCAKSFFTAIRKVLALRENSYWVTLEFSKLGYIGKLYRSSDLPRLAQLLFLFYQEMPCDWLLTYFRLLLTQKDVMRFRPSLFQHIGSYSSFQGNANRLRDDEFEEDSNIPDNPPANIFTSISTFENHHASHAYSKVEEYFWGRSPATGDYFTIVFNVATRITRIQVKTGSEERQTDYLHNGQLALGQHLSTDGKECSQYLEIGSFSNGQFDKKGIEELANFPVECVKITVAGGQSEWLIIHDINIWTVVS encoded by the exons ATGAGATGCTCCCTGAGGTCCTCCCTAACCCTGGCCGCCGCCTTCTTGCTCTTCCTGTTGCTCATCAACTTGTATATGACCGGGACGGGAGTCGAGGATGCTGTGGCC gaagaaaaaagaaaatgggcCCAGGAGGTGGCGATGCAGGAGCTGCATTCGGAGATGAATGTGCAGCATTTCCAGGCCCTGTGGAACAACTTGACACCGGTTAATGTTTCCTATCAGTACCTCGCTGGTGCCCCATCGCCCAGGAAAA AATACCTCACTGTTGGGCTGTCTTCTGTGAAAAGGAGCAAAGGGAATTACCTGCTGGAGACCCTGAAGTCCATCTTCACGCAGTCCAGCGACCCAGAGCTGAAGGAGATGGTGGTGGTAGTGCACCTGGCAGACTTTGACATGGAGTGGAATTCCCACACGGCAAAGCAGATCTCTGATAAATTCTCTTCGCATATTGCACTGGGTCGCCTGCTCTTGATTCATGCCCCACAGGACATGTATCCGCCCCTTGAGGGCCTGAAAAGGAACTACAACGACCCCGAGGAACGGGTGAAGTTCCGTTCCAAGCAGAATGTGGATTATGCCTTCCTGGTGAACTTCTGTGCCAACCTGTCCAGCTACTACCTGATGCTGGAGGATGATGTGCAGTGCGCCAAGTCCTTCTTCACCGCCATCAGGAAAGTGTTGGCACTGCGGGAGAATTCTTACTGGGTGACCCTGGAGTTCTCTAAGCTGGGCTACATCGGGAAGCTCTACCGCTCCAGCGATCTGCCCCGGCTGGCTCAGCTCCTCTTCTTGTTTTACCAGGAGATGCCTTGCGATTGGTTGCTGACCTATTTCCGCCTTCTGCTCACCCAGAAGGACGTGATGCGCTTCCGCCCGTCGCTCTTCCAGCATATCggctcctactcctccttccaggGCAATGCCAACCGGCTGCGAGATGATGAATTTGAGGAGGACTCCAACATACCAGACAACCCTCCGGCCAACATCTTCACCAGCATCTCCACCTTTGAGAACCATCATGCCAGCCACGCCTACAGCAAAGTGGAGGAATACTTCTGGGGCAGATCTCCTGCCACTGGGGATTACTTCACCATTGTGTTCAACGTAGCAACCCGAATCACCCGGATCCAGGTAAAGACAGGGTCAGAGGAAAGGCAGACGGATTACCTCCACAATGGGCAGCTAGCTTTGGGCCAGCATCTGAGCACGGATGGGAAAGAGTGTTCGCAGTATCTGGAGATTGGCTCCTTCTCCAATGGGCAGTTTGACAAGAAGGGGATCGAGGAACTGGCCAATTTCCCCGTTGAGTGTGTCAAAATAACTGTTGCTGGCGGTCAAAGTGAATGGCTGATCATTCATGATATAAATATCTGGACAGTGGTCTCATGA